GGTCGGTGTCGACCGGCTGCACCGTCGCCCCGGCCGGCAGTGCCCGGGTCAGCAGTTGGGCGGTCGACTCCTTGGCGAGGGCGGTCCGGCTGACCCCGCCGACGCTGCTCCCGGCCTGCTTGGCCGGGACGTTGTCGGAGCCGTTGTCCGGGTTCGGGGCCTGCTCGACCGCCTGTCCCGGCTGGATCGAGGTGATGAACGCCTGGGCCTGTCCCATCCGGCGGTCGGCGCTCTCCTGTGCGGTGAGCTGGGAGCTGCGGTAGGTCACGTCGGCGGCGCTCACTCCCAGGATCGGGACCGCGATCATGGCGATGACCAGGGCGCTGCGTCCCTTGGCGCGGAGGGCGTCGCGGCGGGCGATGCGGAGCGCGACCCGCCAGGCGGCGAGCTTCACAGCGTCCCCGTCCCGTCCCCGGCGCCGCCGTGGCCACCGGTGATGCCGGTGAGCAGGGTCTCGGCGGCGAGCGGCGCGGACTCGTCGACGAGCCTGCCGTCGCGGAGGAAGACCACCCGGTCCGCCCAGGCGGCGTGCCGGGCCTCGTGGGTGACCATGACGGCGGCGGCGCCCGCGTCGCAGCGGCCGCGCAGCACCGCGAGCACGGACTCGCCGGTGGCGGAGTCGAGAGCGCCGGTGGGCTCGTCGGCGAGGACCAGCCGGCGGTCGCCGATCAGGGCACGGGCGATGGCCACCCGCTGCTGCTGACCGCCGGACATCTCGTCGGGGAAGCGGTCGGCGAGGTCGGCGATGCCGATCTCGGTCAGCGCGGCGACGGCCTCCTTCCGGGCCTTCCGCCCTGACAGCCCGTCGAGCTCCCGGGGCAGCGAGACGTTCTCGGCGGCGGTGAGCGCGGGTATCAGGTTGAAGTCCTGGAAGACGTAGCCGATCGCCCGGCGGCGGACGGCGGCCAGGGCCTTGCGGGACAGCGCGCCCAGCTCCTGGCCCTCCACCAGCACCTGCCCGGAGCTGGCACTGTCCAGGCCGCCGGCCAGGGTCAGCAGGGTGGACTTGCCGGAGCCGCTGGGGCCCATCACCGCGACGAACTCCCCGGGGTGCACCGCGAGGTCGACCGTGCGCAGGGCGTGCACCTCGGCTGCGCCCTGGCCGTGGACGCGGGAGACGGACCGCAGCCGCAGCACGGCGCCTCCCGGCTCACCTGGTTGAGCGGTCATCGGCTGAGTGGTCATCACCTGCGGGCTCCCTTCTTGGTGGCTGCCGGGTCGGGCAGCGGTGACCGGGTCGGTCGGTCGGCGGCACGCGCGGCAGCGCGTTCGGCGGCGCGCTCGGCATGGCGGACCAGCCGGGTCTCGCAGTGGTCCAACCAGCGCACCTCGGCCTCGGCCTGGAAGATCAGCTGGTCCAGCACCAGCAGCCAGGCCAGGTCGTGACTCTCCGTGTCCAGGTCGGTCGCGGCGGCGCCCTCCTCGGCGGCGAGCGCCCTGGCCTTGAGCCGGGTGTAGTCCTGCAGCGCGCGGATGGTGTGGGCCCGCTGCCGCTGGGCCACCGCGGCGACGTCGACGCCGGGAACGGTGACCGCCATCGCCAGCTTTATCGCCAGTTCGTCGCGCGGCGGGTTGTCCCGGCGGACCGGGCTGCCGAACCAGACCCGCAGCTCCTCGCGTCCCTGATCGGTGACGGCGTAGAAGACGTGGCCCTCGGGGTCCTCGCCGTCGGGGCGGACCAGGCCGTCCCGTTCGAGGCGGCCGAGGGTGGTGTAGACCTGGCCGACGTTCAGCGGCCAGGTGGAGCCGGTGCGGCTCTCGAACTCGGATTTGAGCTGGTAGCCGTAGCGCGGGCCCTCTTCGAGCAGCGCCAGCAGACCGTGACGGATGGACATACCGAGTATGTATACCCGGTATGTAAACGGGATTCAAGCACGATCCGTCACCGGCAGGTCCTCCCGACGCACTATGTTCGGGGCGTGAGCCAGCTGCGCATCGCGACCTTCAACCTGCTGCACGGACAGGCCCTCGGCCCGGACGGCAGACCGCTCCCCGACCCCGCCGACCGGGCTGGAACCGACCCCTCCGCCCCGCTGGCCGAGGCCATCGCCGCGCTCGACGCGGACGTCCTCGCCCTCCAGGAGGTCGACCGCCACCAACCGCGCTCCGGCGGCACGGACCAGGCCGCGGTCGCGGCCAAGGCCATGGGCGCGGCCGACTGGCGCTTCGCCGCCGCCCTCCACGGCCGCCCGGCGCCGGTCTCCGGCTGGATCCCCGACCCCGGCGGGAGCGGCCTCCAGGTCTACGGTCCGGACGAGGTCGGCATCGGCGCCGACCGCCCCGCCTACGGCACCGCGCTGCTCACCCGGCTGCCGGTCGAGCACTGGCGGGCCCGGCGCTTCGCCCCCGCGCCCTTCGGGCTGCCGCTCCGGGTCGCCGGACGGCGCGGGCTGACCCCCGTGCCGGACGAGCCGCGCGCGGCGGTCGCCGCCGTGCTGCTCGGACCGGCCGGCCCGTTCACCGTGGTGGCGGCGCACCTGTCCTTCGTTCCGGGCTGGAACATGGGGCAGCTGGCCGGGATCCGCCGCTGGATCGCCGACCTGCCCGCGCCGTACCTGCTGCTCGGCGACTTCAACCTGGTCGGCCCGGTGCCGCGGACCGTCCTCGGCGGCGCGGCCATGGTGGACGGCCTGGGGCGGCGGCCCGGCCTCCCGCGCCAGCCCCGGGAGGCACGGCAGGGCCGGGAGGCCAGGGAGCCCCGGCGGCTGCGCCGGAGGCCGCCGCGCCGCACCTATCTGCGCGGCTGGCGGGACCTGGCCCGGACGCCCACCTACCCGGCGCACCGCCCGGCCGTGCAGTTCGACCACGTGCTGTCGGTCGGCATCCCGCGCACCGCCGTCCGCGGCACCGCCACCCCGGCGGTCGGGGTGTCCGACCACCGTCCGCTGGTGGTCGAGCTGCAGCTCTGAGCCGAGCGGCCGGACCGGGCCCCCGGCTCAGCGCACCCCCTCGCCGGCGCCGCGCCGGGGGCGGCCGACCTTCTGCAGCGACAGCACGGCCGGCCCGGTCAGCAGCGGGTTCGGCTCGTACTGGAGCAGCAGCATCGCGGCGTCGTCGCCGACCTGGCGGCCGGCGTGGCGGCGGACGTCGTCGTGGACCCGTTCCAGCACCTCGGCGGGTTCGGCTCCGGCCGCGCAGAGCGCCAGCCGGTCGGCGAGCGGGTAGAAGACCCCGCCGTCGTCCCTGGCCTCGACCACGCCGTCGGTGTAGAGCAGCAGCCGGTCGCCGTCCTCGAAGAGCACGCTGAGGACCGGCGGGCAGACCTCGGCGGGCTCCAGCACGCCGAGCGGCGGCACGTAGTACTCGGGTTCGAGCAGCCGTGCCTGGGCCCCGCCGCGCAGCAGCATCGGGGCCGGATGCCCGCAGTTGACGCTCTCGACCGTCCCGTCCGGGCGGACGCAGACCAGGATCAGGGTGACGAACTCCTCGCCCATGCCCTCGTGGTCGCTCTCCCGCAGGGTCCGGTCGAGGCTGTGCGCCAGCCAGGCCGCGACCCGGTCCAGCGCGGGCTCCTGGTGGGCCGCCTCGCGGAAGGCGCCGAGCACCGCCGCCGCGGTCTCCACCGCGCCGAGCCCCTTGCCCCGGACGTCGCCGATCACCGCACGGACGCCGTAGCGGGTCTGCACCACCTCGTAGAGGTCGCCGCCGATACTGGCGTGGGCGGCGGCGGCGGCGTAGTGGACGGCGGCCCGGACCGGGCCGATCCGGTCCGGCAGCGGACGGAGCAGGATCCGCTGGGCGACCTCGGAGACCAGCCGGGCGTCGGCGAGCTCCTGCTCCTGCCGGTTCCGCAGCAGCACGCTGGCGGCGCCGATCAGCGCGATCAGGATGATGGCGAAGATGCTGGCCGCGTGCACGGACTGGGTGAGGGTGTGGTCGTAGGCGGCCAGCCCGAAGGCGACGGCGCTGGTGACCACGCCGACCAGGATCGGGTACCAGGTGCGGTCGCTGACGACGGCGGCCAGGGCCGGCCCCACGGTGAGGGCGGGTTCGAAGGTGACCGTGGAGCTGTGGCTCACACCATCCAGAGCCACGATGAGGATGATCCCTATGAAAGGGAGCACCAATATCGCTCGGTTCCAGCTGGTGCGTCGAAGAAACCTTGCGGCGGGACTCAACGTCGTTTCTCCTGCGGGCGCTGTGCTACGGCGATAGGAAGAAGACAGGCAGAGCGTGAGGCGCTGCTGGGGCCGGGGGCGGCAGGTTTCCAATGCCGACCGCTTGTCGTTCAAAATGGGATCGATGTTGACTGGTTGGTTCCAATACATTAGGCGCGAAAAGGACATGCTGCACAGTCCTTTCACGAAATTCCCGTGCCGTCCCCACCTATTTGCCACCCGTATGGAGTACCCGGCTCGGCCCCTTCGGGCGGACCGGCCAGCAGTCGCTCCAGCCCGCCCCGGCCCGGCAGCGGCTCCGGGCGGACCACCCGGCCGGTCCGCACGTAGAGGAAGGCCGCCGAGACCCGCTCCGGCGGCACCCCCCGCAGCTCCGCCCAGGCCAGCCGGTAGACCGCCAGCTGCAGCGGGTCGGCGGTCTCGTTCCGGTTGGTCTTCCAGTCCACCACCTCGTAGCGGTCCTCGCCGGTCCGGTAGACCGCGTCGATCCTGCCCCGCACCACCCGCCCCGCCAGCAGCAGCTGGAACGGCGCCTCCACCCGGAACGGGGTGAGCGAGGCGTAGGGGGTGCGCAGGAAGGCCTCCTTCAGCCGGGCCAGGTCGTGCTCGTCCTCGATCCACTCGTCGTCGGCACCGGGCAGGGCGTCCGCGCCGAGCAGCATCAGCGGTTCGAAGCGGGACTCCACCCAGGCGTGGAACCGGGTGCCGCGGCGGGCGGCCGGCTGCGGCGGACGCGGCATCGGCCGCGCCAGCTCGCGGGCGAAGCCGTCCGGGTCCTCGGCCAGCCGCAGCAGCTGCGAGGCCGAGAGCGCGGCCGGCAGCGGGACGTCCCGACGACCGGCCCGGGCACGCAGCAGCTCGCCGGAGAGGGCCTCCAGGTCGCGGTCCCAGGAGGCGGTCAGCCGCTGCTCCTCCGGCAGCAGCCGGGACTCGTCGGTCGCCGGGCCCGGTCCGCCGTCGGCCGCGGCGCGCAGCCCGGCCAGCACCCGCAGCCCGGCCTCGCGGCGGGCCGCCTGGGCGTCCGGGTCCAGCGGCAGCGGCCAGGGGTGGTCGGCGGCGCGGGCCAGCGCGGGGTTCTCCGCCCCCTCGGCCGGCGGCTCGGCCCAGACCTCGATCTCGCCGCCCGTGCCGCCCTCGCAGTAGTCCCTGAGCTGCTCCAGGAAGGGCGACGGGCCCCGGGGCTTCTTCTGCGAGGGGCCCCACCAGTGGCCGGAGGCCAGCAGCAGCGAGCGCGGCCTGGTGAAGGCGACATAGCCGAGGCGCAGCTCCTCGACCGCCGCGTGCTCCCTCATCTGGACCGTGAACGCCTTCATCCCGGCGCTGGTCCAGGGCGGGGTGCCGGGCAGGGTGGGGCCGTCGCCACGCAGGTCGTGCGGGAGCACCTCGGGGCGGCCGGTCCAGCGCTCGCGCCCCTTCTCGCTCGGGAACGCCCCCTTCACCAGCCCGGGTACGGCGACGACGTCCCACTCCAGTCCCTTGGACTTGTGGACGGTGAGCACCTTCACCGTGTCGTCGCCCCCCGGGAGGGTGTTGTCCAGGCCCCGGTCGAACTCCTGCGCGGCCCGGAGGAAGCCCAGGAAGGCGGCGAGCGAGGGGTCGCCGTCCAGGTCGGCGAAGCCGGCCGCGGTGTCCAGGAAGGCGTTCAGGGTCTCCCGGCGGCGGGCGGCCAGGGCGTGCGGCGAGGCCGCCAGCTCGACCTCCAGGCCGGTGACCGCCAGCACCCGGTGCAGCACGTCCATCAGCGGCTCGGCCAGGGCCCGGCGCAGCTCGCGGATCTCGGCGGCGAACCGGGCGAAGCGGGCCCTGGCCTCGTCCGAGACCGGCAGCTCCGCACCCTTGTCGTCCGGGTGGAGGAAGGACTCCAGGGCGTCCGCGAGCGAGACCGCCTCGGTCGGGTCGGTGCCGGCCACGGCCTCGGCCAGCCGGTCCGCCTCCGGGCCGCCGGTACCACCGGACACCCGGACCAGGTCGCGGGCGCGCCGCCCCAGCAGCGCCAGGTCGCGCGGGCCGATCCGCCAGCGCGGGCCGACCAGCAGCCGGACCAGCGCCGCGTTGGCCGTCGGGTCCTGCAGCACCTCGCAGGTGGCGACCAGGTCGGCGACCTCGGGCAGGTTCAGCAGCCCGGACAGGCCGACCACCTCCACCGGGACGTCCCGGGAGACCAGGGCCGCGTGCATGTCCGGGAAGAGGTCACGGCCGCCCCGGCAGAGCACCGCGATCCGCCCGGGCGGGGTGCCGGTGCGGACCAGGTGGGCGATGGAGTCGGCCAGCCAGTCGACCTCCTGCTCGTAGCTGTCGAGCAGGGCGCAGCGCAGGAAGCCGTCGTGCTCGGCCCCCGGCGCCGGGCGCAGCGCCTCGACCCCTTCGTGCATCCCGCGCAGCGGCTCGGCGAGCCGGTTGGCGAAGTCCAGCAGCCGGCCGCCGCTGCGGCGGTTCTCCGAGAGCGAGTAGCGGTCGGCCTCGCCGCCGTCGGCCTTGGGGAAGTGCCGGGGGAAGTCGTCCAGGTTGGCGACCGAGGCCCCGCGCCAGCCGTAGATCGCCTGGCAGGGGTCGCCGACGGCGGTGACCGGGTGCCCGCCGCCGTACGGGTCGGCGGCGGTCGGGTCGGCGGCGGTCGGGTCGCCAGGGCCCGGTTCCCGGTCCTCGGCGCGGCCGAAGAGCCCGGCGAGCAGCAGCCGCTGGGCGACCGAGGTGTCCTGGTACTCGTCCAGCAGCACCACCCGGAACTGCTCGCGCAGCAGCCGGCCCACCGCCGGGTGCTCCTGGGCCAGCCGGGCGCAGGCCGCTATCTGGTCACCGAAGTCCATCAGCCCGGACTCGCCCTTGCGCAGCCGGTACTGCCGGACCAGGTCCGTGAGCTCCAGCCGGGCCGCGGCGGCCCGGGGGACCTTGCGGAGGTCCTCGTTGCTCTGCTTGACCGTCTCGAAGCGGGCGAGCAGCGCGGCGTCGTAGGCCTGCAGCCGCTCGGGCGCGATCAGGTGCTCGGCCAGCTCGCCGTCCAGGTTCAACAGGTCGGCGATCAGCGTGGAGAAGGTGCCGGTCAGCGCCGGGTAGGGGCCGGGGGCCCGGCGCAGGACCCGGGCGGCGAGCTGGTAGCGGGTGGCGTCGGCCAGCAGCCGGACGTCCGGCTCCAGGCCGATCCGCAGGCCGTGGTCCTTGAGCAGCCGTCCGGCGAAGGCGTGGTAGGTGGAGATCTCCGGCTCGCCGAGGACGTCGTCCTCGGCGCCGAGGACCTGCTCCGGGTCCACCACCCCGGCCTGCACCAGGGCCCTGCGCACGCGTTCGGCGAGCTCGCCGGCGGCCTTGTTGGTGAAGGTCAGCCCGAGCACCTGCTCGGGGCGGACCTGGCCGGTGCCGACCAGCCAGACCACCCGTGCGGCCATCACCGTGGTCTTGCCGGAGCCCGCGCCCGCGACGATCACCGCGGGGGCGAGCGGGGCCGTGACGGCCGCGATCTGCTCCGCGGTGAAGGGGATGCCGAGGAGCTCCTTGAGCTGCTCGGGGCTGGTGATGGCTGGGCTCACCCCGGCAACGCTAGCGGGCGCCACCGACAGTCGGGGCCGACCGCGTCGGGATCAGCGGCCGCGCCCGTCGGAGTCCTGCTCGTCGGAGTCCGTACTCGTCAGAGTCCGTACTGGGAAGCCGCGACGGTGTCGGCGGCCGGCGGCGGGGTGAGGGTGACCGGCTGCCCGTACTCGTCGAAGGTCATCGTCCCGGTGTCGGAGCCGGTCGTCACCAGTTTCACGATCTCCGGCACGGACACGTCGGTGACGTAGATCGAGCCCGGGGAAGCCGCGTCGGTCGGGTCGGTCAGCTTGACGACCTGCTGACCGCCGAGGGTGCTCTCCGGCCCCTTGACCGTGGCGGACACGTTCCCGACCGAGGCCACCATGGTCTGGCTGATGTTGCAGAGCGAGGCCAACGAGGCCATGCCGCTGCCGCTCACCGTGGTCTGCAGGTACTTGCCGCCGAGCAGTTTGACGACGGTGGCGTTGCCGCCGTTGGCCATCCAGAAGGTGGCGTCCGGCTCGAACCAGACGTCCTTGCCGATGACCAGCAGCTGCATCGTGCCCTTGCCGGTGCCGAGGGAGATCGAGCCCTGGCAGCCCTTGGCCGGGGCGAGGTGCAGGTCGAAGGAGATGTTCGAGCCGTCGTCCGTGCCCGCGCCGACCATGTGGAGCGAGGTGGCCGCCTTCAGGTCGGCTATGGCCCTGGTGGCGATCTGCGGCCCGCTCAGCGCGGCCATCGGGTCGGCGGGCGCGGCCGGGGCGCTCGGGGCGGCCGAGGCGGAAGAGGCGGCCGAGGCGGAGGAGCCCGAGCCTGCGGCCGAGTGGCTGCTGCTGCAGGCAGTCGCGCCGACTGCGAGCGCGGTGCAGACGAGGGTCGCCGATATCAGGCGCTGTCGGTGCTTCATGGTTCGTTTTCCCGCCGTGGATGCTGTTCCTGGGTGCGCCCCGACGGGCCGTCGAAGCCGATGCCGGGGGCGCAGCCGCCACATCCTGGCATACGGTCGACCGATCCGTTCCACCCGCCCCTCGGTCGAGCCGTTCGCCTCAGTCGACGACCTGGCGGCCCTCGGGGTGGCCGGTGCAGCTGCGGCGGAAGGCGCAGTGGTCGCAGCCGGGGCCGACGCTGGGGACGAAGCGCTCGTTGACCACCCGGTCGGCGGCCTCGGCGAGCAGGCCCTCGATCCAGCCGGGGTCGTCGCCGAGTGCGGGCTGCGGCTGGACCTTCGGCTCGTCCTCCCGGCCCCTGCCGGCCGGCTGCCGCAGCTGCACCAACTCGGCGCCGCCGGGCTGCGGGTGCTCGCCGGCGAAGGCCTCCAGGCCGTCCACCGCGCCCTCGCGCACGGCCAGCTGGTACACCCCGAGCTGGGGGTGGGTCGGCAGGTCGGTCCCGGGGACGACGCGCTTGCCGGTCTTGAAGTCGACGACGAAGGCCGCGCCGGTCGCCTCGTCCCGCTCGACCCGGTCCATGCTGCCGCGGATCCGGACGGCGTGGTCGCCGACCTTCAGCTCCACCTCGAACGGGTGCTCGGTGGCCACCGGCACCCGGCCGCGCTCATGGGCGTGCCAGCGGAGGAAGCGCTCCAGGGCGGCCCTGGCCTCGCCCTTCTCCTGCTCGGACTTCCACGGAGCGTCGAAGGCCAGGGCGTCCCAGACCGTGTCGAGACGCTCCATCAGCACCCCCAGGTCCGGCGGGGTCCGGCCGGAGCCGACCTCGTCCGCCAGCACATGGACCACGTTGCCGAAGCCCTGCGCCCCGCTGGACGGGCCCTCGGCCCGCACCTCGCGGCCCAGGAACCACTGCAGCGCGCAGCTGTCGACCTGCTCCAGCGCGCTGCCGGACAGCTGCAGCGGCCACTCCGGGTCGCGCACCGGGACGGTGTTCTCGGTCGCGTCGGCCATGCCCCACCAGCGCTGCGGATGGGCGGAGGGGACCAGCGCGGTGCCGTCCTCGTCGCTCAGCGCCGCCAGCCGGGTCAGCCGGTCCGCCGCCGCCGCGCGCAGCTCCGGCGAGGCGGCCGGGTCGACCACGGTCGCCCGCAACTCCGCGACCAGGGCGGCGACCGCCAGCGGACGCCGCGGGCGGTGGGTGACGTCCTCGACCCGGACCTCCGGGACCCGGCTGCCGTCCGGGAGCTCCTGGTAGAGCTCGCGCAGGAAGCGGGAGGGCTCGTCGCCGTCGTCCGCCGGCGCCTTCACCGCGGTGACGATCAGCCGCTCCCTGGCCCGGGTGGCGGCGACGTAGAAGAGCCGCCGCTCCTCGGCCAGCAGGGCGGCCGGGCTCAGCGGCTCGGCCAGGCCGTCCCGGCCGATCCGGTCCGCCTCCAGCAGCGAGCCCCGGCGCCGCAGGTCGGGCCAGAGCCCCTCCTGCACCCCGGCGACCACCACCACCCGCCACTCCAGGCCCTTGGACCGGTGCGCGGTCAGCAGCCGGACCGCGTCCGGGCGCACCGTCCGGCCGGAGAGGGTGTCCGCGGCGATGTCCTGCCGCTCCAGCTCGGCGAGGAAGTTCAGCGCGTCCCGGCGCCCCCGGACCCGCTCGGCGGCGCGGGCGGCGGTCTCGAACAGGGCGCAGACGGCGTCCAGGTCGCGGTCGGCGTTGCGGCCGGCCGTGCCGGGGCGGAGCGCGGTCGACTCCAGCCGCTGCCGCCAGCGCTCGGAGCCGTCCCAGAGCGCCCACAGCGCGTCCTCGGCGGAGGCCTCGCCGGCCAGCAGCTCGCGGACCTTGCGCAGCAGCTGGCCGAGCCGGTGGGCCCGGCGCACGGCCGGGCCGTCCAGGGTGACCAGCCGCTCCGGCTCGGCCAGCGCCTCGCGGATCAGCTGCTCGGCCGGGCGGACGGCGCGCTGCCGCTCCGGGGGGAGCGCGCGGAGCGCCGTGCGCTCCTCCTCGCGCAGGGCACGGCCGAGACGGCGCAGGTCGGCGCTGTCCAGGCCGCAGAGCGGGCCGGTGAGCAGGGTGTGCGCGATCTCGGCGGTGAGCGGGTCGCTGCCGTAGGGGTCGGCGGGGTCGGCGGGCTCGTCCTCCGTCTCCGCCCGGCGGCGGTCGTACGCGGCGCCGTGGGCGCACACCCGGAGCGCGGTGAGCAGTGGGGCGACGGCGGGCTCGGCGTGGAGGGGCAGGTCGTCGCCGTCGATCTCCAGCGGCACCCCGGCCGAGCTCAGCGCCCGGCGGAAGCCGGGGATGGACCGGCCGCCGGCCCGGACCAGCACCGCCATCTCGCCCCAGGGCACGCCCTCCTCCAGGTGGGCCCGGCGGAGCAGGTCGGCGATGTTGTCGATCTCGGAGCCAGGCGTCGGGTAGGTGTAGACCTCGACCCGGCCGCCGCCGCGCTGCGGGACCAGCTGCCGGTGCTGGGCCAGGGCCTCGGCCGGGAGCCGGCCCATCGGCATCCGCCGGGCCACCATCCGGCCGGCGGCCAGCAGGTTCGCCCCGGCCCGGCGGGAGACCCGGAGCACCCGCACCGGCGCGGGGCCGCCGTCCGCCTGCGGGAAGTCCCGGGGGAAGTCGAGGATGCCGTTGATGTCGGCCCCCCGGAACGCGTAGATGGACTGGTCGGGGTCGCCGACCGCGACCAGCTCGCGGCCGCCGCCGGCCAGCGCCTGCAACAGCCTGACCTGCGCGGGGTCGGTGTCCTGGTACTCGTCGACGAAGACCACCCGGTACTGCCGGCGCAGCTCCGCGGCGACCTCGGGGCGCTCGGCCAGCAGCACCGCGCGGTGGACCAGCTCCGAGTAGTCGAGCGAGCCCTGGGCGTCCAGCACGTCCAGGTACTCGGCCAGGAAGTCGGCCGCCGCCCGCCAGTCCGGGCGGCCGACCCGGTCGGCGAAGCGGCGCAGCGCGTGCTCGTCCAGGCCCAGCTCGCGGGCGCGGGCCAGCACCGCCCGGACCTCGTCCGCGAACCCCCGGGTGGTCAGGCAGGCCCGGAGCTCGTCCGGCCAGCGGATGCCGAGACCGGCCCTGGCGTCCTCGGCGCCGCCGGTCAGCAGGTCGCGCACCATCACGTCCTGCTCCGGTCCGGAGAGCAGCCGGACCGGGTCGGCGAAGAGCTCCGGATCCTGGTGCGCCCGCACCAGGGCGTAGCAGAACGAGTGGAAGGTGGTGGCCTGCGGCGTGCCCCGGCCGCCGACCGCGCCGGCCCGCGCGGTCATCCGGTCCCGCAGCTCCACGGCGGCCTTCCGGCCGAAGGTCAGCACCAGGATCTCCTCGGCCGGCACGCCCTCGGCGATCCGTCGGGTCACCGCCTCGACCAGGGTGGTGGTCTTGCCCGTCCCCGGACCGGCCAGCACCAGCAGCGGGCCGCCCCGGTGGTCCACCACCGCCTGCTGGTAGGGGTCGAGCAGCGGCGGCGCAGGGGTGACCAGGGGGTCGCGCACCAGTCGGTACGCGCCCCCGCGTCCGGGTACGACGGGTGGCGAGGTCATGAGCACGGTCCAGGGGCAACTACGGGGCAGATCGGACACGGGGTCGGACACGGGGTCGGACACGGGAGGCGCGGCACAGCCGACGCAACGGGTGTACCGGCTCCCGGAAGGCGTCCTTCACCGCGAGCCTACGATCCTCCCCCGTCAGTCACACCGTTGTCACGGGATCGTTGTCACCGGATGGCAAGCATCACACCGGTGTCCCCGGCCACCGTCCGTCCCAGCGCGCGCGGGCCAGGTCCACCCGCGGCAGGTCCTCCGCGGCGGTCGAGCCGGGGGCCGGTCCCCGGCCCCTGACCTGCCGCAACGGGGTCCCCTCGGCCCGGTACGCGGCCAGCGCGCGCAGTTCGTGGCCGGGCAGCAGCGCGCCGTCCGCGCGCACCACCCGCCACCAGGGCACCGCTCCGCCGTACAGCGCCATCACCCGGCCGACCTGGCGCGGCCCGCCCTGCTCCAGGTACTCGGCGACATCGCCGTAGGTCATCACCCGTCCGGCCGGGATCCGCTCGGTGAGCTCCAGCACCAGCTCGGCGAAGGGCGGCAGCCCGGCGGTCGCGCCGGACCGGGAGTCGGACACCGAGTCGGACGGGGAGTCGGCGGGGGTCTCGTCGGTACTCACCCGAGGCATTCTGTCCCATCGCACTGACACGACCGGGTGGCGCTCTGCCGGAACCTCCTCGCCCGCCAGGGCAGGGGAATGTAGCATCCGCCGAGGGCTCGTAGGGTGCCGACCTGGTTCCAACGCACATCCCTTACCCATGCCACCCTTGAGGGGCGGTACCAGGCGACCAGAAGGCAAAGACCACGATGACCGGATCGAACGCGAGCGCCGACCAGGCTGCGGACGTGTCCGGAGAGGTCCCCCCGGCCGCCTCGGCAGGTCTCGGGGCCGTGCCGCCGGCCTCCGCCACCCCGCCGCCCGCCCCGTCGACGGCCGCCGCCGAGACCGCCGTCACCCCCGTCGACCTGGTGAAGCACCCGGGGACCAGCCCGCCGCCGGAGGCCCGCTCGCACGTCGCCGTCGACGAGCCGCTGCTCGCGGCCCGGGTGCACCGGCCGGCCGACCTGATCCGGTTCCTGCTCGGCGTCGTCGGCATCGCCGCCGTGCTGGTGCTCGCCAACATCGCCCAGAACTCCACCGCCGGGCTGCAGTCCGACATCTCGGCCGGGGCCACTCGGGTCCCCAGCTTCCTGATCACCATCACCGGCTTCGTCTCCACGGCGGCCGTCCTCATCGTCCCGCTCGCCTTCGCCGTGGAACGGCTGATCAAACGGGACGGGCTCCGGGTCGCCGACGGCGTGCTGGCGGCGGTACTGGCCCACGGCATCTCGCTGGCCGTGGACCTGTGGGTGGTCAAGGACGCCAATGCGGCCATCGCCTACGCGCTGACCACCCGGACCGGCAACACCCTGAGCGACCCGGTCCACAGCTACCTCACCCCGGTCATCGCCTACATGACGGCGGTGGGGATGGCCAGC
The Streptacidiphilus albus JL83 genome window above contains:
- a CDS encoding ABC transporter ATP-binding protein, whose amino-acid sequence is MTAQPGEPGGAVLRLRSVSRVHGQGAAEVHALRTVDLAVHPGEFVAVMGPSGSGKSTLLTLAGGLDSASSGQVLVEGQELGALSRKALAAVRRRAIGYVFQDFNLIPALTAAENVSLPRELDGLSGRKARKEAVAALTEIGIADLADRFPDEMSGGQQQRVAIARALIGDRRLVLADEPTGALDSATGESVLAVLRGRCDAGAAAVMVTHEARHAAWADRVVFLRDGRLVDESAPLAAETLLTGITGGHGGAGDGTGTL
- a CDS encoding PadR family transcriptional regulator: MSIRHGLLALLEEGPRYGYQLKSEFESRTGSTWPLNVGQVYTTLGRLERDGLVRPDGEDPEGHVFYAVTDQGREELRVWFGSPVRRDNPPRDELAIKLAMAVTVPGVDVAAVAQRQRAHTIRALQDYTRLKARALAAEEGAAATDLDTESHDLAWLLVLDQLIFQAEAEVRWLDHCETRLVRHAERAAERAAARAADRPTRSPLPDPAATKKGARR
- a CDS encoding endonuclease/exonuclease/phosphatase family protein, whose protein sequence is MSQLRIATFNLLHGQALGPDGRPLPDPADRAGTDPSAPLAEAIAALDADVLALQEVDRHQPRSGGTDQAAVAAKAMGAADWRFAAALHGRPAPVSGWIPDPGGSGLQVYGPDEVGIGADRPAYGTALLTRLPVEHWRARRFAPAPFGLPLRVAGRRGLTPVPDEPRAAVAAVLLGPAGPFTVVAAHLSFVPGWNMGQLAGIRRWIADLPAPYLLLGDFNLVGPVPRTVLGGAAMVDGLGRRPGLPRQPREARQGREAREPRRLRRRPPRRTYLRGWRDLARTPTYPAHRPAVQFDHVLSVGIPRTAVRGTATPAVGVSDHRPLVVELQL
- a CDS encoding PP2C family protein-serine/threonine phosphatase — its product is MALDGVSHSSTVTFEPALTVGPALAAVVSDRTWYPILVGVVTSAVAFGLAAYDHTLTQSVHAASIFAIILIALIGAASVLLRNRQEQELADARLVSEVAQRILLRPLPDRIGPVRAAVHYAAAAAHASIGGDLYEVVQTRYGVRAVIGDVRGKGLGAVETAAAVLGAFREAAHQEPALDRVAAWLAHSLDRTLRESDHEGMGEEFVTLILVCVRPDGTVESVNCGHPAPMLLRGGAQARLLEPEYYVPPLGVLEPAEVCPPVLSVLFEDGDRLLLYTDGVVEARDDGGVFYPLADRLALCAAGAEPAEVLERVHDDVRRHAGRQVGDDAAMLLLQYEPNPLLTGPAVLSLQKVGRPRRGAGEGVR
- a CDS encoding ATP-dependent helicase, which codes for MSPAITSPEQLKELLGIPFTAEQIAAVTAPLAPAVIVAGAGSGKTTVMAARVVWLVGTGQVRPEQVLGLTFTNKAAGELAERVRRALVQAGVVDPEQVLGAEDDVLGEPEISTYHAFAGRLLKDHGLRIGLEPDVRLLADATRYQLAARVLRRAPGPYPALTGTFSTLIADLLNLDGELAEHLIAPERLQAYDAALLARFETVKQSNEDLRKVPRAAAARLELTDLVRQYRLRKGESGLMDFGDQIAACARLAQEHPAVGRLLREQFRVVLLDEYQDTSVAQRLLLAGLFGRAEDREPGPGDPTAADPTAADPYGGGHPVTAVGDPCQAIYGWRGASVANLDDFPRHFPKADGGEADRYSLSENRRSGGRLLDFANRLAEPLRGMHEGVEALRPAPGAEHDGFLRCALLDSYEQEVDWLADSIAHLVRTGTPPGRIAVLCRGGRDLFPDMHAALVSRDVPVEVVGLSGLLNLPEVADLVATCEVLQDPTANAALVRLLVGPRWRIGPRDLALLGRRARDLVRVSGGTGGPEADRLAEAVAGTDPTEAVSLADALESFLHPDDKGAELPVSDEARARFARFAAEIRELRRALAEPLMDVLHRVLAVTGLEVELAASPHALAARRRETLNAFLDTAAGFADLDGDPSLAAFLGFLRAAQEFDRGLDNTLPGGDDTVKVLTVHKSKGLEWDVVAVPGLVKGAFPSEKGRERWTGRPEVLPHDLRGDGPTLPGTPPWTSAGMKAFTVQMREHAAVEELRLGYVAFTRPRSLLLASGHWWGPSQKKPRGPSPFLEQLRDYCEGGTGGEIEVWAEPPAEGAENPALARAADHPWPLPLDPDAQAARREAGLRVLAGLRAAADGGPGPATDESRLLPEEQRLTASWDRDLEALSGELLRARAGRRDVPLPAALSASQLLRLAEDPDGFARELARPMPRPPQPAARRGTRFHAWVESRFEPLMLLGADALPGADDEWIEDEHDLARLKEAFLRTPYASLTPFRVEAPFQLLLAGRVVRGRIDAVYRTGEDRYEVVDWKTNRNETADPLQLAVYRLAWAELRGVPPERVSAAFLYVRTGRVVRPEPLPGRGGLERLLAGPPEGAEPGTPYGWQIGGDGTGIS